AGAGGAAGACGTCGTGGATCCGGCCGGACGTCTTGATGGTGTGCGTGCGGGGGGCGAAGGAGAGGGTCGGGCGGGCGTCGGAGCCCGTGAACTTCATCTGCGCCAGGTTGTGGATGAAGAAGTTGAGTTTGGTGGCCACGCTGCCCAGGCTGGACTCGATCAACCTGCAACGAGGCCACCACGCGCTCAGCACGGAGGAGCCCGTCAGCGTGCCGAGCCAGAGCTGGTGCCTCCGTCCGAGGGCTCCCTCCATCCTCTCCTGCCCCAACACCCACCCGTGTCCTCTACCTGGTGAAGTAGGTGGTGGCATCGGCATCAGAGTCCTGCGGCCTCAGGGCATCGTAGACGTACTTGAGGTCCTCCAGGTCAGAGAGCTCAGGGATGCCACAGGACAGCATCTGGAAGGCAAGGCAGGGGGTGAGGGCAGGCGGCGGCAGGAGGACCCCTCTGCCATGCCTGGGGGGCACGGGTGTGCTGCCCCCCGGCTCTCACCAGCCCCAGCAGGTTGAGGAAGAGGTGGGTGTGCTTGCGGATCAGGTTGTAGGCCTGGCAGCACAGGTCGACGAAGTCGTGGAAGCGGCTGGAGGGCTTGTCCCCACCGTTGATGACGTACGCCATGTCCGAAGTGAAGACGAACGGTGCCCGGTCCCTGCgccggggagggagggacagaaagTGAGCACGGCTGGGGGGTCACCCGCCACCAGGACGAGGAGAGGGGGCTTCACCTGAGAAATCACGCTGCGGGAATGAGCCCAGGCAAGGGGGAAGGAGATGCTGGAAGTGTTTCTCACCTCTTGATGTTGCCGAACATCTGCGCATGGCCCAGGAACCTGCCGAAGTCGATGTGAAACATGTGGCCGGTGGTCTTGAGCATGATGTTGTCATTGTGCCGGTCGCAGATCCCCAGCACGTAGGTGGCcacacagcagccagcacaggaATAGATGAAGTTTTCCACggcctgggaggagggagggagggaaggagcaacCAGGTGTGGAGAAAGGCTGGACACGTTGGGAAGTGAGGGGTCTCGTCCCTCGAGAGGGGGGCACGAGGAGTGGGGACCCTGCCAGGCTCCTCCTCACCTTCTCGTACTCATCCTCCTCGGGGTTGTGTTTCTGCAGCCAGTCTGCCAGCGGCCGGTCTTTGAAGGAGCCCGTCACGCCGTGCTCCACCTGGATTTTGCGTAGGGTCTCGGCGTTGGGGATCATCTCCACCATGCCTGGCAGCCGAGACAGCGGGGTGAGACCCATCCATCCCACCCGGGGGGCACCGACACCCCAGCCCCCTTTGCCACCAACCCAGCCGCTCCCCAGCCATCACCGTTGAGTGACAGCCTGCAAAGCCATGTTCCTACAGATGGGCTGGTGGGATCAGACCCAAAGGTGGATCATGGCTACCCACAGCAGCTCCTTTCTAGCCGAGCCCCAGGACCTCCTGTGCCGTCACCAGCCCAAGAGCATCGCAACCTGGGGCCCGATGCTGCCAGGGGACGCCCCGATGCTGGGCTACCTCGTCCACGGCCGGTGGAGAAGCAGCGGAAAATGACCATGCGCATGTCCAGCCCCTCCTGCACCCAGATCTTGTTCATGATCCGGATCATCTGCAGCGTCAGCATGTCCTGCCGCAGGTCATCACCGCACTGTGAGCCGGCGGGGAAGAGCCATCAgagccggggagcggcggggggcgAAGCTGAGCCAGCCCCAGGTGGGCCGGGGCAGCCGTGCAGGGGGTTTGGGCATCGCCGGGAGGATGGGCTCACCTTGAAGATGACTCGGATGTTTTCCCCAAGGGGATCAACGTTCTGGAAGGAGAGCTTCAGGGGGACTGCGTTGGAGTTGAAATAGGAGCAGTCCTGCCACGGGGAGGAAGGCGAAGCCTGTCAGGGTGAGCCGGGTGCGGGCAGAGGAGCCCCCCGATGCCCCCGGCTCCAGCACTCACCCGGGGCACGATCCCcttcaccagcaggctggggctgagcgGCAGCCGGCACGACCCGTTGGCCTTGAAGAACTGCTTCACGTCCTCCAGCCCCTCGCGGAGGATGCCCTGCGGGGTGGGCATGCGATGGGGTGGGCATGGGATGGGGGGGGCTGGGACACAGCCTggcacccccctgcaccccctttCACCATCCCGACACCCACCTGGCGTGCGGACGGGGCGGCATCCCGCACTTGCTGGGCCAACCTGGCCAGCGTGCTGACGAGCAGGCACTGCCGGTCAAACTCTTCCCGCAGCCCCTTCccgcagcagcagagcagagctgccaggagGTACTGGTAGCGGATGCTGAACTGGGAGTCCTTGAGGCCATCCTTCAGcagcctgctcagagcaggggcaCGCAGGGTCAGGTGAGCCCCAGGGAACCCCCTGCCACTcctgacccccccaaacccaccagaaGAAGTAGTGAGTTATCTTCAGGTCGCAGATCGCTCGCTTCATGAGGAAGCGCACCAGCGGGCTGTCCAGGTAGCACTCGTACTTCAGGGCCTGGAGAGGGGACATTTTTGGGGCACAACGGGACTGGCATGCACCCCATGCCACGTCCCAGTCCTGGCATGCACCCCATGCCGTGTCCCGGTCCCACCACGCACCTGGACCAGCTGGGGCAGGTAGTCCAGCAGCTCGGTGTCGGAGATGGAGTCGATCcactgcacggccgtcctcctcACCTCCTGGTCTGGGAACCTACGGCCGGGACAGGCGTCATGGGGACAGAATCCTcagcaatcccccccccccaaccccactgctaccgctgccctctccctgcctgcacggGGAGGGCAGCAGTGCCAGACCACGCATCCCTGCGGTACCCACAGCCCACCGGTAGCTTACGTGGCGTGGAGGAGCCCCAGGGCATCCTGGTGGCTCATGTAGGTCCACTGGCTGAGCAGGGCATAGATGTCAGGCAGGCAGGCCCACTCCCAGCTGGGCGCACTGGCCAGCAGCATGGGCAGGGCGCCGGGTGCTGCGTGGCAGTAGTAACGCTTCTCCCACAGCCGCTTGCGGTCGGCGTCCATCAGCCTACGGCAGCGGGGGGACGGGGGGGCACGGCTCAGGCTCGGGAGGGGATGGCGTGGATGGGCTGGCAGGTTTGGGATGTGGGATCCCTCTGTCCCTATCGTGCATGGTGCGTGGGACACCGATaaagccctccctgctgccccaccACGGCCCTGCCCACGAAAAAGAGGAGTTGATGGAGAGCAGGatcctgcctgcatccccccTCTCCGGCTGGGGCAAGCTCAGCAGACAGGTCTGCGTGGTGCTGCAGGATGCGGGGGGGCTCCCCACCATCCCCACACCGCACCCCATCACCCAAGGGGCAGCCAGGACCCGAGCACCCATGCGCGGGGGTTgactgagctgctgcagggatgGCCCTGGTTGTCCCCCTGCCCGGGGACCCCCGAGCCAGCCGGGCCGGCCGTGCACCCCAGGCATTTTTTTGCAAGGAGCATCAGCACTGTCCTGCGCAGTGGATCCCTGCGCAGCTGCCGATACCCGATCCTCCCGTTTATAGCCGGCGCCGGAGGACTCTGGCCAGCTCAGCCATACTGGGCTGGACGAGGGGCAGGACGGCTGTCCCCACTGGAGGGGACGTGGCTGGAGAGACCCTCCCCAGAGAGGGGCAGCCGGGGAGGGCAGAGCGCAGAAGGACTGACGACAGGCAGCTatgggcaggcagctctgccaaaTGCCAGGCTCCAACCTcatccccagctgctggcagccagagGCAGGGTCAGACCCTCAGATACCCGCTGTGCGTGCCGGGGCAGTGCTGGAGGTATATCAACAGAGTCCCCCCCGGCAGGGTGATGCCATCCCCTGCCACCCCTCCCCGGGGTTGCTTACCAGTAGAGTGATTTCTTTTGCATCGCCTCCCGCAGCTTGCACTGGTCCTCCTCCCCCAGGCTGCCGAACTCGTACTTGGGGCTAAATTCGGCCGCTGGCGGGCTGGTGAACTTCACCTCGAAGGCGGAGGTGGGGAAGTCAAtctggggcagaggcagaggaTAAGTGGGGGCCACATGtagggcttggggggggtgtgtgtgtccccagaaCCCCCCCCACCAGGACGTACCTGCAGGATGACACTGTCGGGCTGGTTGAAGTTGGGGGCACTCGACCTGGCTCTGGAGTTGTCCTGGGTCGCCGGCCACAAGCCCAGGAGCTTTCGCCCACAGGTCAGGaccctggaggaggaggatgggtgAGATGCCGGCACTGGGGGCTACCCTGCCGGGGCAGGAGGGTGGCACCGCCGCAGTGATGCTGTCCCCACGCTGCGCCAAGGCGCTGGGGACCCCACGGTGCTGGGGACCCTCCTGTCCCACCCTGGGGATGCCGGCGCAGCCCCTCGCAGTGCCCGTCGTGGCGGGACGCCCCACGTACTGCCTGAAGTTGAAGAGGGGGGTGGTCACCCAGCCCAGGGCCTCGGGGACCCGCCGCTGCTTGTTGGCGTCGGAGGAGCTCCCCGGGGGTGGGACGGGCACAGCGAAGAGCGTGACGCTGAGCAGCGTCTCCCGTGGCAGACGGTTCACCTGGACGGGGAAGCAGATCCTGCAAGAGAGCAGCCGGTGGCTCAGCCGTGCCGGGGACGGGCACTGCCAGCGCCCCGCGGCACCGGCCAGCCCCCCGCCTTGGGATGCCAAGCGTGCTCCAGGATAGCCCAGCCCAACAGACGCCTTTGTTGCCGGCACTGGGGGTGCCACGTCCCCCCCAGCGTGGGATGGAGGTCACGGGCAGCGGGGTTTGGGGAGAGCCAGCTGCTCGTGTACCCCAGTCTTCTCCCGGCACCGGAGAGTCCTGCTGCTCTCTATCCCGGGAAGGTGACCGCGGGGCAGGGGGGCCGCCACGGAGGGCCCCCACCGCACACTGACCTCGTCCCACGGCCGGGGTGGGCTGCGTGGGACCCCGGGGCCGAGGCTCCTCTCCGACGCTCCCGGGGAGCCCGGGGCGGCAGCTACATCCCGCCCGCGGGTGGGCACGGGAAGGGGATCGTTCCACGGAGGGGACCGGCACGATTCCGCTCCCCGCCGTCCCGCTGGCCGCTCGGCGCCTGTCCTTGGGGGGCATCGGCACCTTCTAAAATTAGCCtgtcccatccccacctccccggGCCGCTGTGAATGCCAGGCGTGGAGAGGGCTTGGCacagcctccctgcctgctcccggGGCTATTTTTGGAGCAGATCCCCTTTCCTGGGTGCAAACACGCAGGTCCcaggagggcagggctggtgctgggactGGTGCTATTCCCGGGGATGACACAAGAGCTTCTGACAACCGAAAAGTGGGGAGAGGCgcagagaggagctgctggagcaggggaggaggaggaggaggaggaaggcatcGTGGCTGGGGATGGCACCGGgacccccctgcccaccccacagcCGGAGCTCTGCCTTACTGCTGGTCCCATATGATGAGGTGGAAGAGGTATTTGTAGACGTGGGCCTTCCTGGTGAGCAGGGGGCTGCACAGCTCCTTGCCACCATGGCTGAGGGAGCAGGAGAGGTAGAAATCTTCATAGCTGCAAGGGGAACAGAGGGAGACGTGAACCGGGGACGGGGGAAGCtttgcctggggcaggggagccGGCACCCGGGGGTTCACCCCACCCTGGGGCAAACCCTGCACCAGCGGGGTGGGGAGGACGGAGGTGCTGCCCCCCCGTGCCTTCCCCAGGCTGGGCTTGGGAAGGGGGCTGCGCCAGGGAGGGGGTGCAGAGCCGGGAGCCCCCATCCCCATATGCCACCGCGCATACCATCAcacggggggctgccggggcggggaggggggggccctGCCATGTGGCAGGTGCCGAGCGACAATCCGGGGAGGGCTGCGGGGTGCCGGAGGTCAGGGGATGCCGGCATTTCCCAGGCTACCCGCTTTGTTCGGAGCCAGTCACCAGGGGGAATACATTAAGGACAGGACAAAGGCGAGGGGTCCCCGGCGGGGCGGCTGCTGCCGGCGTCGCTGCCTCGCACGCCCTCCCCACGACGGGCTCCCGCCGTCCCCCCCGCGCGGGGGCCGAAAGCGGGTACGGGCACCGAGGCACCTAACAAAGGAGCACGCCGCTGATGTGGGGTGagggcagcctggccctgctgtACCGGGGCCATCTGTCAcatccccggggcggcggcgagcCCGGAGcgatgctgcagccctgggggaTTTGTGGGCTTGGGATGGGAGAGCGTGGCAGAGCTCGTCCCACCCAGAAGCTCTGGCATCAGCTGGCTGCAAGCATCCCGTCGAGCACCAGCATCCCCATATTCCTGCCCTTTAGGAGGCTTGGGGTGGGTTAGCTCTTATTCCCTCCCATGCCTGCTGAATAGCTGGGACAGGGACACGCTCCTCAGCCACCCAGGAGAGGGATAACCCTGCTACGGGGTGTTTAACGTGGAGGTGAGCCCCAGGACGGGCAGGCAGAGGCTGAGTGAGGTCCAGGCGGCTGCCCTTACCTGGCAGCCCAGGTGATGGGGATGCGGTGCGTGGCGTAGACGGTGAAGGAGAGCGGGCAGGAGAGCAGGCGAGCCTCCTGCACCACGCCGTGCTCCCGGCTCCCGTGCACGGCCGTCTGGAAGTCGGCGTTGAAGGTGCTGCAGTAGAGCTCAACCAGGTTGAGGATGGCGGCCGTCAGGCTCTCCACGATCCTCTCTGAAGGTGGGAGAGGGGTGAGACGGGGCggctgccggccccgctgccccccgcggTGTCCCTCTGGGCTGGGGTCAGGATGCTGGAGGGACCCCGGGGCTGGAGCGTGGCCAGGTCTCCCCCAGGACAAAGAGGGTGAGATGGAGAATTTCAGGCTTCCCATTTTACTGCGTTCATTGGGAGGAACAACAGCCATCGCCTCCAGAAACCCTCTTTTCTTAACCAGAACagtttcaaacacatttttggcCTTAATAATTGAGGGGGAGGGGTTTGGAGATTAAAAGCACTAAGAACTTGAGCccagaaggggaggaggagaacagaAATACCTCGATTTTCCCTCTTGGCCAGAACATTTGGATCCTgttgaggaaaaaagaaagaaaccacaaGAGCAACATCAGGATCAGCCCCGCACTGTCGGCGGGGAACAGCTCGCCAAGCCAGCCGCTTTACGTAACCAGCCCAGgctcctcggctgccggagcaggCAGCAcggccaggcagctgcctgctcccagctATTGAGGAATTTTCCACGTGGTatagcaggaggaaggagggaaagaagtcAGATGTGAAAATGTGcttcccctctgcacctcccggCCGAGCCCCCCGGTCCCGCACCCCACAGGGaccagccccccagcacccatcacTCACCTTCTGGATTTTGGGCTGCATGCGGGAGGGGCAGGGGGGCATCTGGTTGAGGGCTGCCGTGATCTCCTGGGACTCCACGGCAGCCAGGGCGTTGCAGATGGCCATGACCGACTGGATCACCCGTTCCGCCTTCAGCGGGAAGTCTCCCTGGAGGGCAGAGGCGGGCTGACGTGGGACCCCCGGGCAGCCGagggggcaggggctgctccctgcagcccacACGCCATGCATTGGGAGGTGCACCagcccgtgcctcagtttcccctacTTTCATGGCCTTTCCCCTTCCCTGATGCACCCTTAGAGCCCCATAATGAAAAGGGGAAAGAGTCCGCAGCAAATGAGGCAAGCTGGCCCCAAAAATGCCCCCCTCCATCCCTGGTGCTCACCTCGGCTGCCAGGAAAGCATCCACCTCATTGTGGAAGGTGTCGAAAAGGAGACTCAGGGCCTGCCTAGGGGACAGAGAACAGAGCTCAGCCCCGGCCAGGTGGGCATCTGGCATGGGGGGCCGGTCCTGCCACGTCCCCCCTACCTGCTGATGGTCTGCTTGATGGGTCTCTCCTGCAGGTGGATGTAATGGTTGAGGGTGGAGGGGCTCTGGTCATCGTTCGCCTGGAGATGGAGAGATGCTGTGCTTAAGTAGCTTGGCCACTCACGGGTGCTCCCGCAGCAGGGTGATGGTACGGGTATCCCCGCGCCGCCCCCCACACCCGGACACCCACCGTCCGGGCCAGGTCGCTGCGCACCCCCTTCCTCTTCATCAGCTGCAGGCGGATGTCGATGTCAAATTTCCTGCAGTGCTGGATGTACTCGTGGCTGCCCAGCACGTGTTTGCTGCGGGGACAGAGACTGCACGCTGAGCCCGCGGCCCCTCTCCATCCCACGCGATGCCCCAAAATTCAACCCGGGATGCCCCATCCCAACACCCCACGGCCAGCCAGCGTTGGCTGGGGCTCGGCCGGGGCCGCCTCGCCTGCAAACGGACGTTCGCGGCACCGTGTCGCTTGCGCTAGGAAACCCAAAGAATAAGCTAttgttttccctccttccccttcaccCTCCAAAAAGCCCTGCCCGGCCCAGCCGCCGCGACGGAGCCGGGAGCGGGTGCGGAGGAGCCCATCGTGCCTGGACCTGCCTGCCAACGCGTGGGAAGCAGAGCGTGGACCCGAGGATGCTCTGGCTGACAGCAGGACCGGGGCGAGCCCCGGAGCAGGGAGCGACAGCCTGGTCCCACCATACCCACCGGCATGGCAAGCCCCACCGGAGCGGGACCCGCATAGCTCGCTCGCTTTCTTTGCCGGCTGCGGGGGAGAATGAGCCGATTCAGCCCTGGCTGGCACGGCAGAGCCGTGGGCACGGTGCCGAGGGGGTGCGGGAGGCTCCAGGCAGGACGGAGCTGCAATGGCAGGATGAAGTGGGGAGGCGGTTGGGAGAAGCACCCCCAGAGGCTCGCGATGCTgcaggggacggggacacggaGTCCGATCGGCACGTGGCCACTGGTGCCGTGTCCTGCCCCCACAGCCAGGATGGGGAGAGGGCACGTGGGGAAGGTGCTGCAGGACGCCTTGCCCGCAGCCAGCTGCACGGGCAGCAACGCGCCCACGGGGCTGGCATCCTGAGCACCCCCGCCTGGTCCTGCCTCCCCCCATGCCTTGCAAAAGCAAACGGGCAGCAAGTGACAGCGGCTCAGGCCGGTTTGCAGAGCTCAAGGGTCCGACCGGCTCCGCAGGGAGGGTTTTGGCACTTCCAGCATCCTCTCTGCTGCGGGAAGATGTGGAAAGAAAAGATCGGCGACAAAAGGGCTTTATGTCCCAGGGCTTTCTCAAAGGTCCTTTGAGGGCCCCGGGAGATACGGCAGTGCCTGCCCGCGCTGGCTCCTGGGGAAATGCTCGCCAGGGACTGTCCCGCTTCGTGCCCAGGATGCCGTTCCCTGCCAAAAAGGCAGGAGGTTCACCCCTTTGGGAAATGCCCTCCAAGCTGGCTGAATCCGTCGTacagctgggtgctccctggCAGCCCCAAGCCACCCACAGCAGAGGTTTGCTGTATGGAAATGCTGCTGTACACATGGCTAGTTAACAGCTTGCACCCCTGCTGTGTGcaaacacacacgtgcacacGTGTACACGTGCATACACGCGCACACGCATGCACTGGGCTGCTCGGCAGCACAAGGGCTCAGCACCGATGGGAATAACCCCTTCAGATGGCCGTGCCAGGCGGCCAGGAGCAGAGCCTGGGCTCCGCTCGGGTGCCGCGCAGGCTCTCCCAGGCTAAGCAATTCCCAGCCGCCCCTTTAGGGCCTAAACCAGCAGCTCCTGGAGGCCGTGGCAAAGCTCCCGCAGATTTCCCGCGGCAGGGCCAGGCCCAGGGCAGCCTTCCAGCAGCAGGAGCCGGCTGGCTGCACCGAGCCGCCAGGAAGGACGGCATGTGCCTGCGCACGCATGGCTGCTgcatcttcctctgcagagaGCTCTCCCGAGCTGTCAGACCCCAAAATCCCTATGGAAATGCAGCCTTCCTCCAGGAAAGGCAgcaaggcagggagggcaggagggatcTGTGCAGGTCTCAGTCCCCATCACCCATCCCTGGCTCTGCAGCCAAGGGAGCCCACTGCAGCCCTGATGCTCCCATGCATCCCGCACCCCCTCTTCCCCAACACATCCCTTTTCCACCTTCTCCTGCGATTTAAACAGCAGGCTTGGAGAAGCCGGGCTCTGCCACTCCACTCAGTGACATGACATGGCTGTTATTAATACTCCTCCAAAGAGCTTTTTTGGCAGTTCCCTGGTTTTCAAGCCTTTCTCCAGGCGTGCAGGGGTCAGCGTGACGGATACCCTGCCACCGGGAAAGATGCTCCCAACATGTTGCTTTTGGCAAGAGCATCGCTGCAGCTCAGGAGGCAGGAACCAGAGAGGAGAGGCTCCCGCTGTGCACGCCGGGATCAGCCCTGACCATCCATCACACCCGGCCGAGGCTACGCACGGGGCGAGCATGGCCGAGCACGTGAGCCCCGGGATGCCTGGGTTGTGTCGtgtgcccccccccaaatactCACTTCTGCAGGAACTCCTCCAAGCCACAGATCTTGAGGACAAAGTCCTCGACGTCAATAGTGTGCAGCTCGTCGTGTGTGTAGCACAGTGCCTGGTAGATGAGCAGGTCCACGGTGGAGGAGCCTGCGGAGAGAAGGTACAACACTGTGAGCCCCAGGGatggtgggacccccccccagagCCTTCACCTGGGGGTTGCTGGGGTTCCCCCCCAATTTCTGCAAGTGGCTGCGCGGCGTGGGACACTTACAGTCGCAGGTGAAGGTGAGGGGCTCCCGCAGGCTGTCACACACTACCGTCACCTTCAGGCTGACGCCGTGGCCCAGCTGCTCGGGGCTGAGGTTGACGGCACTCCACACCAAGCCGGTGAGGGAATAGTCCTTGGTGCTGTAGCCGGACCGCAGCCTGCGGAGGCAGGGACAGGTCAGAGATGCCGCCCTGCTTTGGGTTTTGCCCCACCTCCCAAAAAAAACACCTGTTTTGGGGCATTTTGCAGTAGGAtgctccagccctggctgggTACTCACACATCCAGCATGTGGCAGAAAGCAGCCACCTCCTCATCCCGCTCCTCGGAGACTTCAAAGAGCTCGTAGCCGTTGGCGAAGGAGTGCGGCCGGGGGGCAACCTACGGGGCAGAGCACCAGCCCATCAGCCGGCTGCAGCGTCCCGGGGGGCTCCAGCCCGCCGCCCACCCGGGACGGGGTTTGCCGGATCCTCCTGATAGAGTATTGGGCACCGAGAGCTGTTGCTCgccctggctttgctgcagccgGGGGtaaggcagctctgcagcagcacgGGGGGGGAAAACATGGTCCAGCACAGGAGGGGTTTGGGCCAGGCAGGCACCAGCCGCAGGATGCACCACCCACGTCTGCACCAGCACCTTCCCcacagctgggagaagggagacCTAAGGCCTcgctgcccccagctccctgcccacaAAACTGGCCATTTCCAGGCTGTTTCCAAAAGTCCCAGCGGGGAGATTCCCCAGTGAGACAAGGGATGGGCAGAGATGGAGCCGAGGATGCCCGTGGGACGGGCAGGGACTGTCCCCAGGCCACCAgggtgctgcagcagagccctgcccgtgcccgtgcccgtgcccagCCCCACacgccgccctcccgccgcggTGCCGGGGCAGGCGGCACTGCCGTGCCAGGCTCCCCCCGCGCGTGGGGGTCCCTGGGCCTCCATTGCTCTTTTGCAGCGAACAATGGCCCCACTGTCAGAGCAATTAACCCAGCCAACAGCTAAAGGGaggcagagaaaggcagagaacACAGCAGCCGCTAAAGACAATTTTAATGCTCTTTTATAATTAGTTTCTGGCACTAAGAAAGCCGAGAGTGACTTACGTAGCCCCCGCCGGCAGTCCCCGGCTGCATCCCTCGCTCCCCGTGGAGGGGGGACCCTGCGAGGAAGGCAACTTCTCCCGTTATTTATCTCCTCCTCTTGCCAGAGGCGGGATGAGCCGCACCAGAGCCGGGGCTCTGCCCCTGCAATTGGGGCAGGGGGCTTGGGAGCCCCGGGAGAGAGACAGCGGCAGTGCTAGCAGCCCCCCAACACCTCTGTGCACAGACAGGAGTATCCCGCTCGCCGCTCGACGGAGGGAAGAAGGGAGCTGGGATCGGAAAGGACGTTGCGAGCCGAACAGGAAAGCGATCGCCCAGCTCCCGGGAGGAGACTCCCGGCTCTTTCCGGAGGATCTTGTGTTATTTCATGAGCCGACGGCACACGAATCCGCTGCAAACCACCTGCAGCACGGCGTCCGGAGACGGTGCGTGCTTGCAACCCCGGCGCAGCAGCTCCAGGGTGCTCGTGTGCCGTGCCAGCCCTGGATCCGGGCACTGCCCGTGCCCTCCTGCGGGCACCGGGCTTTGGCTGTGGGCTCTGGGCAGTGTTTGGGGACCAGCAGTGTCTGGGCACGAGGGTGCGGAGAGGAGGCAGCGCTCGGGTGGCAGCGCATGGAGCATCCCGCCCGCTCGGCAGCAGCGGGATGATGACCGGGTGGGACTTGCCCTTCTGCTCGGCTTCCCGGCCCCGGTTCACCCACCCCAGAGGGTTTTGGTCACGGCTGCGTGATCCCGCACCCCTCGGGGAGCTGCGCAATCTGGAAAGGTCTTATTAACCCCCAGGGACGGAGTCTCAGCGCACGGATGCCTCCGACAGTGATGCAAACAAGACTCTGAGGAGCCCCGGTGTCAGGACAAATAAAACCAACCCGGAGCGAAGGAAACGCAGCAAAGCCGCAGGCGCCCATGGCCCTGTTTGCATCCCAGTTCTGGgttcccagctctccccagcaccTTGGCTCCATCCCAGTCCCACTTCcaaggcaggaagagaaaagctTCTTACCGGGTCGACGGAGATCCTGCGGTTCCTGTTCGGTGCCAGATTTTTCCGGTTGCCGAAGCGGGAGATGTATGTCCGcggggggacctgggggggcaTGGTCTTGCTCCGTGCCACCGGCTTGCCGCTCGATTCCTTCTCGAAGATGCTCCTGCCCTCCTTCCAGCCACGGGCAGCTTCCCGCAGCACCTCCGACTCGTAGGTGGACTTCAGGTTGAGGCAGGTGATGGCATCGTTGATGCCGCCATAGTCGGCGATGCCGTAGGGGTCCTCCTCAGAGATGCGGCGGCCGAGCAGCTTGCCGTGAGCCCGCTCGTGGGCCGCTGAGAACATGTTGATGTCCCTGGGCTGGGGTCCTTTGGAAGATGGGGGGGACCCCTTTCCCGAGCGCTGGGTGCCCTCGGGCGAGCTCCAGAGAGAGTtccgggggggcagcgggggcggcGAGAGCTTTTTGGGGGAGCTGCTCCCGCCGTCGTGGGGCGAGGTGCCGTTGAGGGGCTCCCCGAGGAAGTCCCCCCCCGACCCCTCGAAGATGTAGAGATAGTCCCCAGCCAGGGGTCCCTTCAGCCAGGGCTGGGGGTccggccggggggggctggggccggggggaggtccgGGCGCGGGGGGACCCTCGGGTGCCAGCGGGACGTTGTAGCTGAGCGTGGGGTCGGAACCGGAGAGGCCACGTGCCGCTTTGATGCCGGCACAGCCGTTCCTCTCGGCGGGATCGTCCCAGGAGATGAGGGGCCGGTCTCCCCGCTGCTTGGCGCGGTTCTCCTCCTTGTCCTGCCGCAAGCGGGAGAGCGCGTCGTACTCCATCTGCAGCGCCTCGGCCAGCGCCAGCTCCTTTCGGCTGATGCCCACCGACTCCAGGGACTTCCAGTGCTCCCCATTGCCGCGCGTGGCGGACATCTCTCCGGGGACCAGGAATTCTTCCTCCTGGGC
The Harpia harpyja isolate bHarHar1 chromosome 19, bHarHar1 primary haplotype, whole genome shotgun sequence DNA segment above includes these coding regions:
- the PIK3C2B gene encoding phosphatidylinositol 4-phosphate 3-kinase C2 domain-containing subunit beta, whose protein sequence is MSATRGNGEHWKSLESVGISRKELALAEALQMEYDALSRLRQDKEENRAKQRGDRPLISWDDPAERNGCAGIKAARGLSGSDPTLSYNVPLAPEGPPAPGPPPGPSPPRPDPQPWLKGPLAGDYLYIFEGSGGDFLGEPLNGTSPHDGGSSSPKKLSPPPLPPRNSLWSSPEGTQRSGKGSPPSSKGPQPRDINMFSAAHERAHGKLLGRRISEEDPYGIADYGGINDAITCLNLKSTYESEVLREAARGWKEGRSIFEKESSGKPVARSKTMPPQVPPRTYISRFGNRKNLAPNRNRRISVDPVAPRPHSFANGYELFEVSEERDEEVAAFCHMLDVLRSGYSTKDYSLTGLVWSAVNLSPEQLGHGVSLKVTVVCDSLREPLTFTCDCSSTVDLLIYQALCYTHDELHTIDVEDFVLKICGLEEFLQNKHVLGSHEYIQHCRKFDIDIRLQLMKRKGVRSDLARTANDDQSPSTLNHYIHLQERPIKQTISRQALSLLFDTFHNEVDAFLAAEGDFPLKAERVIQSVMAICNALAAVESQEITAALNQMPPCPSRMQPKIQKDPNVLAKRENRERIVESLTAAILNLVELYCSTFNADFQTAVHGSREHGVVQEARLLSCPLSFTVYATHRIPITWAASYEDFYLSCSLSHGGKELCSPLLTRKAHVYKYLFHLIIWDQQICFPVQVNRLPRETLLSVTLFAVPVPPPGSSSDANKQRRVPEALGWVTTPLFNFRQVLTCGRKLLGLWPATQDNSRARSSAPNFNQPDSVILQIDFPTSAFEVKFTSPPAAEFSPKYEFGSLGEEDQCKLREAMQKKSLYWLMDADRKRLWEKRYYCHAAPGALPMLLASAPSWEWACLPDIYALLSQWTYMSHQDALGLLHATFPDQEVRRTAVQWIDSISDTELLDYLPQLVQALKYECYLDSPLVRFLMKRAICDLKITHYFFWLLKDGLKDSQFSIRYQYLLAALLCCCGKGLREEFDRQCLLVSTLARLAQQVRDAAPSARQGILREGLEDVKQFFKANGSCRLPLSPSLLVKGIVPRDCSYFNSNAVPLKLSFQNVDPLGENIRVIFKCGDDLRQDMLTLQMIRIMNKIWVQEGLDMRMVIFRCFSTGRGRGMVEMIPNAETLRKIQVEHGVTGSFKDRPLADWLQKHNPEEDEYEKAVENFIYSCAGCCVATYVLGICDRHNDNIMLKTTGHMFHIDFGRFLGHAQMFGNIKRDRAPFVFTSDMAYVINGGDKPSSRFHDFVDLCCQAYNLIRKHTHLFLNLLGLMLSCGIPELSDLEDLKYVYDALRPQDSDADATTYFTRLIESSLGSVATKLNFFIHNLAQMKFTGSDARPTLSFAPRTHTIKTSGRIHDVFLCRHERVFNPSKGYTYIVKVQRESPGEVAFVQRTFEEFQELHNKLRLLFPSSLLPSFPSRFVIGRSRGEAVAERRKEELNGYIWHLIHAAPEVAECDLIYTFFHPLPRDEKAAGTNPTPKPADATWARPVGKVGGEVKLSISYKNNKLFIMVMHIRGLPPLQDGNDPDPYVKTYLLPDPQKTTKRKTKVARKTCNPTYNEMLVYDGIPRGDLQQRELRLSVLSEEGFWENILLGEVGIRLRDLDLAQEKMGWFALGSRGHGTL